From the Echeneis naucrates chromosome 7, fEcheNa1.1, whole genome shotgun sequence genome, the window aaaaaaaatcaatatagAGCACACTTCTGAAAAAAGGTATTAAAACTTGGGATTTTAGTGTTGTGTGGCAGTAATTGCAAGTGGCCATGTTGGTGATATATGCAGGCTTTATACTAGGAGCATATCTAAGGGATCAGTATCACAGTTTTTACACAGGTGCCTGGTTCTATTACCCAATTCTTCAGCCTTGTCGATATGATCTGGACAGAGGAGGACCAACTGCTTCATGGACTGGAAGGATCCACTAGCTGCTGAGCAGGGGAAGTGGTAGAACCGTGAGCAGCCCTCAGCATGGCATCGAATGGTTGCACCTAGCCTTTTGCAGTATTCGCAAAGCTGAAACCAATCAATGGTAATAAGTAAGATTTTGCAAAGAAAGTATCCATTAATCAGCATACTCTGACCTGATGGTATCTAATCTAGTTCACAAACAGAACACTTACCCGCTGTGTCCCTGAGATAACGGCCTTATCCACGTTCTCCAGCTCCTCATTCTCCATCCGCTTTACTCCCTCTGACCACACCGCACACCAATGATGAACCCAACAACCCCCTGTTCATTATAAAGTTCAACATAAGtaaaatcttttgttttaattctaTTTATGCAAGTTGGATTTCTAGTAAATGTAATGATTAACATGCAAATGAATTGTACAGCATCAAAAAGTAATACTGTAATGCTTGAAGTTCAACCTGAGTCATCAAAGAGTGCTGCCAGACCAGGGGAGTCAGCAAATCCAATGGAAGACAGGTCATCGTTCCCGGGTTGTGGCAGTGAGGAAGCTGATGGCTTGAGGGTCGGCTGCTCAGAAGATGGCCCAAAGTGTCTCAGTTCCCGCTGTCCATGCAGGCTCCGCTCCACACAGTTACAAAGCACACAGGCTCGGACATTCTCTCTACAGTCGCAAAGTTATTCCaaagaaattagttttaatCAAATCTTTACCAACAGTTAGTAAAAATGCTACAGTACAAACAGCACCCTTTAAGTGCTGAATGAAGAACTTACACAAGTGTACTGGAAGAGGACGCAGGAGCAGCAGACATGTCTTCATGCCCAGAGAGGGCTTTGGACTCCTCATCAGAGGAGACAGGCTGCTTTGAAGGGGCATTATCAtcagctggggggggggagaaaaagaaaaaggtaaagcTGAAGATGCACAATGTcactttaaagaaaataatgcatGTATATTTCCCCAAACCCATTTTAATCTGTatacaataaagaaataaagatagTCAAATTTACTCTGCGctactgtcatttttttaatagtAAAATATATGCACAGAGATCTGGTGGGGAATTATAATTTTCAACTATGTATATTTCTCCTTAAGAGAAACTGCAGCAATATTCATTGTCATGGAGAACAGCGTGTATAACAATGATGGGCcagaataaagaaagaacacaATACCTGTTGGTTCAGAGTCATTCTCTTCGCAGTTTGATTTCTGCTCATCCATTCCCCGTGCTGATTTTGACCTCCTTGACAGAGATCTGcaatatagatagatataagTAGAATCGACTTGGGACCATTAGTCAAAAGGaacaaatttagaaaaaataaaattttgatgcAAGTTTACTTCcataaaaaccaacaacaaaactgccagtgagcaaaataaaaagctacTGGGTTCATTAGTCAACACATGTTATTCATCATTATAAAGGAGTCCCTAAATTGCGTCCTTCGTGGCTTCACATTAGCTTGTCTCCCCGTCCAAAAGCAGGTTTCATACCAGCACCTACTAACGACAATGCTGGCTGCTGATTCGTGGTGTTAATCTGACTAACGCTGGCACTAATGCAATCGACATCTCTCGCAAACTCTTGAAAACAGCACCAAAGATACAGTAGACAGATGAATCGGAAACCGATTTAGCGTATTAAGTAATCATTTACCAAGCGATGCATAATCCAAATTGCTGAAACTGTTCCGAGAAAAAGCGCAAAATGTTAGTACTGAAATGGTGATTTCCTAAATAAAACAACCATAAATCGGGatacacaaagaaacacaacttcCGTGTGTAGAGCTTCCTGTTGCAGCGGAGCTCTTTTCGTGCTGAACCTTTGTCGCTCGCATCTTAGTTCCGCTGTGAATTTCACACCATAAACAAAAATACCAGAAACAACGCAGGACAATGTAGCCTCgccatttttcatttgtatttccGATAATAGGGAGTCAGGtcagattttaaatgtttgaagtCAATTAATGGTACGGATACTCTGAAACCCGCCAATCGGCTTACATTCAAAGGTATATTTCGCATGCACATGTGCACCATAGCCTTACCGAGATTCATTAAGATCATGAAATGTTAGAAAATATATAAGCAAGGGAAAGTGTAACCCTGAGCCAATGGACTCAAAAGACAATACATTTCAAAGGTGGACTTACAGAGCCAGTACAGCCTTGCAGTATTACGTTTGTTACACAACAGATAGTGTGTCATCATAGTTAGAAATCGTTGTGTGAGCTAAAGCTTAGACACACAAATTTCGAAATATTTCAGATCCATTGTCAGTACTGCAGCTGGAAACGTGTTAGCTACAATCCGTAGATGGTTGTATTGATTATTTGTTGCAAGAGGGTTTATCAAAAGTTAACATCAGCACTAAGCCACAGAACCAGTGTAGATGAAGCTTTAGTCAAAATGATGTACTGGCTGCTTTTCGTGGCTTTCCAGTTGGAGTCGAGTTTTGGCTTTAAAGCCCAAAGTCTCAAAATAACATGCAAAATATACCCGCAATGCCAACTTCACCCAGAAAATACTTGGCGCTACATGAAACGGCGTTGTGCACATTCCACAAAATGCTATTAACAGCTAGATGTAATGGCGATGgacaaattaaatttatctATGCAAAGTTACATTCCCGTAATAAACACATCGGGTGGCATCAAGATGGAAACGAGCTCACAACAGAAAAGTCACGGGAAATCAAAACCCTACAGATACTGCGTGGAGCTATATTACAGCTAATGGCCTTGCCAAGTGAGCTTTTTAACTAAAATGAAGCCGGCAGCGTGCAGAGCAAAGTGATGACATGTTGGCCAAGTTCACGTCAGATCACCGCGGCTAGCTGAGTTACCTTAAAAGTGTTAACGTTTACAAATCAACTTTCACGGTGAGCGTGTAGTTATTTCGTATTTTATGCCAATAGCTACCGCACATTGTTTGTGACAGTACGATAAGACATACACAGGTTTTTGTAGTTGAATAATTGCATCGCTAAGCACTATTTCTCAATGTAAACAGCGACTTTAAAGCCTTGTTTTTGTCCAGCAAATAGCCCGCTCCCCCTATCCAGCGACAAGCAGATACGGAAAAGCTAACAACTGCCAACGGTGACGTAGCAGCAAAGTGTGCTGAAGAGGTAAAACAATCAGAAATACGTTCAATGTAATTCACAGACACTCAAACAACTTAAAATATGAACCTGCTACTCGGCGGACTCCAACTTGGACACAGGTAATGTAAAGCATATCCCAATCTGAAGTTAGCATCCAGGTGCCACAGCTAGTTCTCCAGCAAGTAGACAATCCCATCTGGTCGTGGCTACCAGCTAACCAGCTCCGATAGCCGGGCTAACATTACCCGGTCTAAGGTCAGGGTTGATGTGTCTTTAGGTATGCCTGGTGCAGTAagttaagggaaaaaaatggaccGAAACAAAAGCACTCACCTTACAAAAACAATATCGTCGCCTCATACATCAGCAAAATCCAAACAGCCACGCAGCTTCCCAGAATGCTGATGGTCGCTTCATTTTATGTACCGGACTAACGTTGCGGCTAGCCGGCTGGAGGGAGAGTGGGGGAAGTGCACGTCGGCGGAAGACAGGCTGAGCGGCGCTGctagttagctagctagctcCTCAACTAAAAGGATAATGCTAGGCTTAGCTAGCTAACCAGCAACTTCAGCTCTGGGACGGGTGGTCGCACACTGCAGGAGAACTACCGGGCATCGAGGCAAGTCTTCTGCGAGTTCCCAAAAAAAGGCTTCCAGGCGCCACGCAGTGAATCCCAACACCCTCAGCCAGCCCAGCTCCCCGCTTGTGGATGTAGCTTGAAGGCTAACAGGCTAATATCAGCTAGCTTTGGCTCTGCTCAGGAATCTCGCTCGCGAGGTCATAAAAGCTGCTGCAAGTTTGCACAAAATGGATCGTCCGCAAAAATAAAGCCCCAAACTTTGTTGACACGTCGgcaactgtgtttttctttaagttTCAGCCGACTGCAGACACTCATCTACCTAAATTTGCACCTCAACTTTGCATAGGTACCCTTGTATGGGTCACTAGCATCTCTTCACTTCGCTGAACTGCGTTGCGTCCGCACACGGTTGTTCCGCCAAGGGACTAGCCGGTGCTAGCTATGCTAGCTAATAATAACTACGTCAAAAATTAATTCGTGCAAACCAACAGACAACAGTGGTGTTTTATTACTAAACCCTGGTAAAGTGCCTTAACAGCGAGAGTGCAGCAAACAATAACTTTGTGCGAGGTCGATCATTTATCACATCGTATTTGATTTTAATCTGGAGAGCGCGGGCCATTGAAATATGGTGGATATTAAGATATTAGGTCATTAGATTTTCGGATCCAGGGAAGCCATTTTTCACTAGATTGTTACGATTGTAAGACCAAAGCAGCTATGGCATGCCTGCGGATGAGTGCACCGTGATAGATGATTTGATTACTGATCATGCGAGGTCTAATACGACTACACAGGCTCAAATCCCGTGTTGTGAATACATTTCTTCGTTAACATAACAAACAAGAGTCTTGCTGCTAATCACGATTTCTGATTCCTTATTCTGCCTCTGATTGCGTCCTGCTATAAATTGTGCATTTGGCTGGGCAGGTTGAGGAAGATATGCGATCGTCGATTAATTTTGCGTATTTTCAACCAAACCTCGTACAGCAGGTTTACTGATGAAGAGGGAAAATAAGATTTAGCCGTAATATTGCTTGTTCTTACACGTTTCAAggcttttttttatctgtggcCACGTTGTTTTTCGTGTTTCCCCAGCGTATAATAACATGGGGATGGgggatgaaattaaaataaatctaaagaCCTTAATAACTATATTGTTTATAGAGCACATTTTGCCATCCAGCAGTGGGTTCCACTTTACAACCCTGACGTTTGATTATTTGATATAAAATGATTAtccgtttttatttatttattattgattcattgtttgttcatgtaaagATAGCCCAAATGTGATGCTCATGTAAGGTAAGAAGAAACCACAATGTAACTGGGTAAACATAACATGGACTGTGGGACTGGGTTGTTGGCCTTCACACTGTTTCATTATGGTAGAGTCATGAGTGAACCAGGGAGGACAGATTCAAGAAAGCTGCTCTGACCTATTCATTGTCGATGTAGAGTTAGACATGTACTGAGTGACATCATGCAATatcatgaagaagaaaattgtGAACCCATCAACACAGTGGGCTTGGAGGTAAAGGCACTGTACATCTTGGGCCATCAATGTAACGAGCCTATGAATTTACAGAAAATTAGGTTGGACAACAAACTGTTCCATTGTGAGACAGTCGCAGGTTTAATCCCCATCAGCTTCTGTATATCTCTGTCATGCCCCAGAGAAAAACACTCAACTGCTACAGGTAAGTAGCTTACTTCGACTGCAACTTAACTCTTATAAGTAACTGTAGAGGAGAGCATCTGCTTAATGTCTAAAGGTGAAgataatgttggtgatttcaaacaCACCTGGCAGCTCATGTGAAATATATTGAGTGCTGTTTTGTAGGCAGTACGGAAGCATCTGCTGTTGATGCTGCTCTGTGAAATTTCTCTTTTACACCATATATGTAGAGACATCTGAGTACAGAGTGCATCTGTCGGGGCTCTGATGTGTgctgaaaagaaatatttttcttatcAACTCATCATGGGAATGCAGTTGGTAAAGATCTACGCAACTAAATAAGGAATGTTCTTACACATGGGACCtaaaattattaatgttttgGTTGTGATAACACTTAAGAGATTTGATACCGCTGATATACACCAAAAGAATCAGATTCAAAACTTTAGTTTCTTTTCCTAATTACATGCTATTTTTTAACTCAAAACCTCACGGAACTGTATTTCCTGGTGAAACCAGATGTGAAAAACATACTTTTTCAAAGGCTATACTTTTTGACCTCATAGTaccatttcaaatgtttccacaatgtttaaaaaaaaaaaaaatcaagtgagGTTATATCGACTTTTTTGTATTATTGGTCATGATAATATATACAGATAGTCTATTTCAGAGGATTTAATAATTGAAAAATATGATTataagaagaaaacaaaagattaaatTACACATGACTTTAATGTCCGAAAATACTGACCCAAATCTTCAGGCATGGCATGTaaagcaaatttattttcatttcatgaaaagGCAATGGAAATGATACATGGTCCCTGtaagtgttttgttgttattgttcaaacccaaacaaacgaacacatttatttatttatatatttttagttaATGTGTGAGTTTCCTCTGTGCATAGTGtgcaggttttcattttgaaaagggGTTATTACTGGTACCCCTGACAGGATTAGTTAACTCCCCATTCAGCTTTAGCAAGATTGGATTAGATTTTGGGAGGCTGAGACTGGTTGGAAGACAGTGACTGATTGGCCAATGGATGTAAACCAAGGGTGGTATTAGGACACCAGGCCTCTCCTATTGGCCAGTCACTAGAGCATGTGCTTTCCCATCTGCCTCCTGCATCTCAAGGATAATCCTCTAGAATACCTCCACAGATGTTGACAACAGAACATAAACTGCAGAAAGAGCctctgtgtgatttttattacagttaaaaaaaattaaattgaaaaaacaaaaacaaagcactgaCAACACTTTGGAGTTTGTTCTCAGTccacaatttaaataaattaaaatgttctccAATCCAATATCTGCTGCGTTGTCAGAGCTGTacatataaaataattataatccaaattaaaaatgtatgattGTCAATTGCGATTAACTACAAGTATTATAAATAAAGTCAAGTCTATATTTGTTCAAATAGAGTTTGAAGTAGCCATTATGCATatggattcatttattcatcttctgtcgcttatccgtttccgggtggCGGAAATGGGattgagccaatcccagctcactctgggcgagaGCGgtgtcaccctggacaggttgccagttcatcaccaacaaacagagacagacagagaccaacaaccactcacactcagacctgcggacaatttagagtcaccagtgaacccaaacatgatgtctttggatggtgggaggaaactcacgcaggcacagagagaacatgcagacacctcacagaaaggccccaggcctgggaacccAACCGAAACCGTCTTGTTTTggggctaaccactatgccgctgtgctgcacTATGCATATGGATAAGTACAGGAAATAGTACACAAAACTCAAAGGGGTTATCAGTTCCTCCACAAGGGGGTGCATAACCCAGGACTTTTTGGGTGTATCCCTGTAGTTTATTACCCTGTTTGACAAGTCAATTTAGCATAAAGCAAATTAAAGTGAGTTTTTAATAACCAGAAATGATTTTCACGTCAAAATTAATAGCAAAAACTGGATTAAGATGGATGCAACATGGGCTGTAAGGAATTAGAAAGTTGTAAACACAATATCCAGTTCTACACTGCAAATATTCAATGCCTGTGATTCTATTTGATCAGTAGATACAAATGAAACTGTCTCTTGTAAAATTTTGTCAAAACCTGGCAACTCATTTGAAGTAGCTGTGTGATTAAAATCTCTACCTTGATGAAGTCAAGGTGGTGACACATTGCACGATATTAAGCATGTCTGAGCTTTTTCTTTACCGATTTATACTTTAGACTAAATTTCCAGAGAgaccaaacactgaaacaagCATAACACTCAATTAAGGATCCCtgaaataaacatcaaaattaGGAAAAGGTAAACCAGTTTAGTAAACAAAATTTTGCCCAGatctgaaaaaaagaacagcatgaAACttaataaaatgacattttaatttgttttatgaCATGAAAACTTGTGATGACATATAGTGCACATAGTGGgattataataaaatgaaatatttatatattatcattcagaaagtacaaaaataaagatttgtaTTGTGGGAAAATTCATTACAATCCCATTAGaataacacactcacacacacaatcacacatgaatatatattacatatagatggaaataattaaaagaaataacttGATGTACAAATACACTATGATACAGTTGTTTCTGGAATGACCATTTTTACATCAACCTGCTCAgataatgtatgtatgtgataTGATTTAAAGTATTAGCATATCATTATGACAGAGTATAGTACATATAGCAAGGCGTTCCAACgcttttatttcattgaagAAAAGAACAGGAAGTGTTAGTGTGGATGTGTCAATTTGCAGTACATGAATGAAATCTGTAGTTTCAGGGTTTTAAGGATGAAAAAGGTTGGAGTCTAAAATGATGGAACCAAAACTGTACAGTAATCTAGCATACCAGTGCACATCAGATGTCTGTCTTTTCAAGGAATGcttctttttaatttccatCAACAGAGGTTGACTCAGATTATCTTGTTTGTTGAAAATACCAGTATACACAAATGGAcctgctttgtcttttgtggCCAAAGTGCTACAATGAAAAGTAGAGAAAGCTTTTTCATCAGCGCTCTGCTGTTCTTTTGTTGTCTCCCACCACAGTAGCTGGATGAATGAGGAGAGGAGTCGCAGCGGCCCAAACGCCCAGTGTGCGAGTTTATGGTGCTCCACCAGCGCATAGCTGGATGCCAGCACTCCATCGACAAACAAAGTTCCGGCGTCTGTCAAAGGCGCGTACACCCCCATGCCCTCCTCTACTGAAACAGAGATGATTCGAGACGGACGCACGTCACCCTCTTCTGTGTGGATGAGAACACAGTCTCCTGCTTTGGCTCGGCTAGCGAACTGAGCCTGGTactcactgctgtggagtctgcAGTGGGAGGCTAAAAAAACCAGGTGATGCGGAGTGAGGGCCAGTCTGTGGCCATCTTCTGTCTCCAGTGCCAGAAAAGTAGACCAGTTTTCTTGGTCCCGGTGCAGAAACAATATGACTTTGCTGAACACAATTTCACCTGTCCCACTCAGGGCCATGACTCTGTCCCCAGGAGCCAGCGATGACAGGCTCTTCTGCCCCCCTCCAGCTACAGTCACACGGGCCCAGCCAGGGAAACAGCCACCTTTTTCCACTGCAACAGAGTGATCTGCAGGAAggtcagcagaaaaaaaacaaaacaaaaaaagaacaagatgaCTTAACACAAATTAAGTTCCCTTTTTCTTAAATGTCCCGATACACCATGTAACAATGTGATGGCATCTGACACATTTAACAGCACAACTGTCAACGAAGGTTTCCACTTTTAACCTACCAGCTTTCACTGAGCAGTGGATATGATATTTGGACTCATAGTGGACCCAGTCAAAGCCTGCCTCTACAGCCAGCTGGGCTAGGAGACCATACTTTTCTGTTTCCCTGTCGTCAGTGGTTATATCCACAGCCCTGCCCTCATAGTGCAGAGACCCAGGAGGGTGGTGGCCGTCTTCGTCCCAGGCCTCTGTCACACGCAAGTGAACCCCTGGCCATTGGTTCATCACAGCAATAGCCAATCTGTTCAGGCAGTCCTTGCATCGCTAGAAAAAAATTAGATCGAGGTTAGAAATTAATGGATAACCACAGAGTTTTAACTTGAAAcaattgtaaaataaacaaataaataaataaataaaacgtaaaaaaaaaaaaaaaaaatatatatatatatatatatatataaatcacaTTAATGACAGTTTTAAGGAAATTGAAGGGTCATCAAAATACATTCCTGctatacatttacatttgaaattaaaagaagaaaaaagtggcCAATAAATTGGTAtgtgattgattaaaaaaaaaaaaaaaaatcagcatagCTCAAGGATGATATTATCATAAAGAAAGCAATTGTGTTCATATTTGGACTCTGACAGTTTTTACAATTTGGGAAAATACCAAGAGTTATCACCCCAAGAGTCAAAACATCtttttacatacattacattcagttttttttttacatctactTCTGATTCTATCTCTAAATTAAGAGTCATATTTTTGGTGATTATTTGGCCTTGCAAATGATCGGTTTAACCTAAGGGTTAGAACAGTGTGACATTAAATCTCAGAAGTAAAACTCCATTATGCTGTCAGTTTTTCTCTTGATTCTTTGGATACTTTTGCTTCAGGACTCGAAAAAATTAAGAGAGAATGAGGAAAGGGGAATTTCAAATCAATATTAAGATAATTATTAAACTTCAGTTAGTCTACAGCTACAGTGTGCAAATAGAGTAAAATGCTTTTCTCAGTTACTTCAAGGAAAAGTGACAGACACTTTTGATGAATGATTTACGGGTGGACCAGCACCTGAGAAGTCAAGAGGCAGTTAAGTGTGCTGTCACTTACTGTGACAGCACTCCGCACATCAGTCTAAAGACAGACATGTACTTCAGAACTGCCTGTAGCTGCCAGGTTAGgattgtttctgtctctgctctgctgaagtcCACCTCAACCTTGCCCAAACAATCAGGGACCAAAAACAAAGCTACTGTAGCCAGTTTGGCACATTCCTTGCCCTTTTCGACAGGGTGACAGAATAATCAAGGCCATTCTCTGCCTTTCCAGATCGTTCCAGGCTTGAGTTTCTCCCTTTCACCTCTGAGACATTTGATCAGAAATGTGCACAGTGACTGTTAACAACCCCGTGGGCCGTAACATCACAGACTGTGTCAGCATTGTCACAAAATAGCAGGCTGGAAATGATGACGTCAGCAGCTGAGGTGATCTACTCATCAGCATCTCCTGAGCGCGTACCCACTTGCCACTTACCCGATGTGGCAAGTTTTGTAGCCTGTCATAGATTGAATGAAACTTCTATTGCAgctaaagtgaaaaaaaaaaaaaaaaaggagggtcAGGAGGGAAAGTGATGTGAGTGTGAGAAGGAACGATGGGGAAAAAGTTGGGTGAGAAGAAAGCAGTGTAGCGGAGAGTTGAGGTTGGGACTAAagagagagggcagaggggaAGAATGTATGGGCATGGACTTGGGAATGTGACACCAAGAgtgagaaagcgagagagatAGAAAACAAACTGGGTACATTTTCCTCGCAATGCCATTGAAGAGAGGCGTTTCATTGTCAGAACTACAATAGTCGCTTTTCCAACGGTGCCATTACTTCAGCAGGCGGGAATTTTGTATAGGCGACCCCTCCGAGTCTCCAAATGACACACAAAGAGTGTCTTTCACATCTTGGCAAAAGAAgggcacatgcacgcacacacacactcacactgggCATCAGAGGGGCACACATATACAACCAGAGATTTccatcacaaaaaaacaaaatcacttgTGGAAGATTCACATCCTAAACAATCACAGAAAGCCGCAGCATCCAAAACAGAATGACATCAAGGAACCCTGTGGCTCTCAAAAAGCTGTTCATCCCCCTGCCCGGATCTGAAATCCTCATGGCCGCCAGTTGCCATTTCTAGGCATAATCTTCAAATTTAATACCCCAAGTAAACAGAAAGGAATTCAAGTTTAATTGCCTGTACATTTCTCCTGGCAGCCACATTGAGAACCTGCCATAGGAATAGCTTTATTCCAATAACAAGAGTTTGgttaaagattaaaaagaagtgTTCCTGAAAGAGAACTCAGTCTCTTAAGGGGTAGTGTTGAATTACATCCTGATCTTCTTATCAcaagaaaagggagggagagtTTGGTTAAAACTTACACACTGTGTTGATTGTGTGTTAACTGCCTGGCGAAGGCCGACTGTGACGAGTAGGCTACAGCAAACAATGGACAAAGTTAGAAGTATTGTTTTTAAGGTGcaatgctgattttttttatttctttatttcttttttaaacatatcTGTCTCTTCATCTAAGTGTGGTTAGTCAACCACCTAGAGGAGTTATTGTGTGGAAGAGGATCAAAAGACAGTGAAACCATGTGAGGAGAGCATCCTTAAGCCAACCTGCAGGCATCTTTACTCTCGACCTACTTGTTGAACTTACTATAAAAACAGTCACCAGGTATCATTGGCTTTCATGAAATCCTGTTATGAAGTTATTCACCCCATTCAACAAAATCCTCGATATGTGAGATAACTGAACCTGAATGACAATGGCACCAGTCTCACCTTGGTCATGAAGCGGTCTGCATTGGTGTTCTCCTCGTCTTTGAAGACAATGTCTGGGTTGTAGTTGCACACAAGCTCGTTGAAACGCTCGGAGTTGCGTGTGATCTTGCCCTCTGCTCTCCCGCTGGCCCCAAGGTTATTCTCTGAGAAGTTGGGGAAAAATTGCTTGTAGTGCATGGCTCTGAGTTTCCTGTGCCTGGGGGGGATGTTGTACCCAGGGCCCGGTCCACATCCCTGCACCAGCCATATACAGGTCCAGGCCGCAAGCAGGCTGGGCTGTGCCAGGTGGACCCACCAGGACTGCTTCATTGGGCAGGGTCGGGGCTCCCAGGAGTCAGTGGCTCAGAATGCCTACAGCAATAGTCCAGGTCCAAGTGTGTGACAATGTGAGTGTGGATCAAATCTCGGTCCATTCCAAATCATGGAGTGTTAGTGCTATTGTTTTCATGACAAACACTGAGGTACTGGGGTGTTTTGGTATTTCTTTCAGTTGTACTCTGATTAGAGGAAGAAGTGACCGATCTGATTGGCCTGGTTATTCAGAATAAGAGGCTCTCTGTG encodes:
- the dhh gene encoding desert hedgehog protein → MKQSWWVHLAQPSLLAAWTCIWLVQGCGPGPGYNIPPRHRKLRAMHYKQFFPNFSENNLGASGRAEGKITRNSERFNELVCNYNPDIVFKDEENTNADRFMTKRCKDCLNRLAIAVMNQWPGVHLRVTEAWDEDGHHPPGSLHYEGRAVDITTDDRETEKYGLLAQLAVEAGFDWVHYESKYHIHCSVKADHSVAVEKGGCFPGWARVTVAGGGQKSLSSLAPGDRVMALSGTGEIVFSKVILFLHRDQENWSTFLALETEDGHRLALTPHHLVFLASHCRLHSSEYQAQFASRAKAGDCVLIHTEEGDVRPSRIISVSVEEGMGVYAPLTDAGTLFVDGVLASSYALVEHHKLAHWAFGPLRLLSSFIQLLWWETTKEQQSADEKAFSTFHCSTLATKDKAGPFVYTGIFNKQDNLSQPLLMEIKKKHSLKRQTSDVHWYARLLYSFGSIILDSNLFHP